Proteins encoded together in one Streptomyces umbrinus window:
- a CDS encoding ornithine cyclodeaminase family protein, which yields MTDDVLHLSRDQVAALLDTDTAIRSQRAAFTALGDGTAELPGKIMHPSGFDDSVVFTYLARLSADTGAVAKIGSVNPGNAAAGLPTIHAVINALDPVTGQLVAVMDGTAVTTLRTAAASAVAFDALATPDSAELGLIGSGTQALAHARSVARVRDLRAVRIWSPSPDRRARAARLLAAELVIPVKAVDTAEEAVAGLPMVAACTLSSTPVVRGEWLAPGCTLVSVGSFEPSRSEVDTEVVRRAEFVVVDDPETAAEHAGPVVDALRAGTLTRQDLIPLGEVLTGRREGRTTGRDIVYYNSVGVGVQDAAAAWAVIDAARDQGVGS from the coding sequence ATGACCGACGACGTCCTCCACCTCTCCCGCGACCAGGTGGCCGCCCTGCTCGACACCGACACCGCGATCCGGTCCCAGCGGGCCGCCTTCACCGCGCTCGGTGACGGCACCGCCGAGCTGCCCGGCAAGATCATGCATCCGAGCGGGTTCGACGACAGTGTCGTGTTCACCTACCTCGCGCGGCTGTCCGCGGACACCGGGGCCGTCGCCAAGATCGGCAGCGTCAACCCGGGCAACGCGGCCGCCGGGCTGCCGACGATCCACGCCGTGATCAACGCGCTCGACCCGGTCACCGGGCAACTCGTCGCCGTCATGGACGGCACCGCGGTGACGACCCTGCGCACCGCCGCGGCCAGTGCCGTGGCCTTCGACGCGCTCGCCACCCCCGACAGCGCCGAGCTGGGCCTGATCGGCTCCGGCACCCAGGCCCTCGCGCACGCACGCTCCGTCGCCCGGGTCCGGGACCTGAGAGCCGTACGGATCTGGAGCCCGTCCCCGGACCGCAGAGCACGGGCGGCACGCCTCCTCGCGGCCGAACTCGTTATCCCGGTCAAGGCCGTCGACACGGCGGAGGAAGCCGTGGCCGGACTGCCCATGGTCGCCGCCTGCACGCTCAGCAGTACGCCCGTCGTCCGGGGCGAGTGGCTCGCGCCGGGCTGCACCCTCGTCAGCGTCGGATCCTTCGAGCCCAGCCGCAGCGAGGTCGACACCGAGGTCGTACGGCGGGCCGAGTTCGTCGTCGTGGACGACCCCGAGACCGCGGCCGAACACGCCGGGCCGGTCGTGGACGCACTGCGCGCCGGAACGCTCACCCGCCAGGACCTCATCCCGCTCGGCGAGGTACTCACCGGCCGCCGCGAGGGACGTACGACCGGGCGGGACATCGTCTACTACAACAGCGTCGGCGTCGGTGTCCAGGACGCCGCCGCGGCCTGGGCGGTCATCGACGCCGCTCGCGACCAGGGGGTGGGTTCATGA
- the ribA gene encoding GTP cyclohydrolase II, with protein sequence MTEIDGVLAGKAHSAGVERVVNAPLPTVYGDFQAVGYLDRTRGDEQVALVYGDIQKDGMLTRLHSECLTGDAFGSRHCECGPQLSTALREIVAEGRGILIYLRGHEGRGIGLLAKLQAMKLQSEGLDTVEANLALGLPVDARDYGVAADILHDLGVRSVRLLSNNPRKREALLRNGIKVDAQVPLLIPPCEDNITYLRTKRERLDHDLPHLDAVVGHRV encoded by the coding sequence ATGACAGAAATAGATGGCGTACTCGCCGGGAAAGCCCACTCCGCAGGTGTCGAGCGGGTCGTGAATGCCCCGCTGCCCACGGTGTACGGCGATTTCCAGGCCGTCGGCTACCTGGACCGTACCCGCGGAGACGAACAAGTGGCTCTGGTCTACGGTGACATCCAGAAAGACGGAATGCTCACCCGGCTGCACTCCGAGTGCCTCACGGGTGACGCGTTCGGATCCCGGCACTGCGAGTGCGGCCCCCAACTCTCCACCGCACTGCGGGAGATCGTGGCCGAAGGGCGCGGCATCCTCATCTATCTGCGGGGCCACGAGGGCCGCGGGATCGGCCTGCTCGCCAAGCTCCAGGCGATGAAGCTCCAGTCGGAGGGCCTCGACACCGTCGAGGCGAACCTCGCGCTCGGGCTGCCCGTGGACGCCCGCGACTACGGCGTGGCCGCGGACATCCTGCACGACCTCGGCGTCCGTTCCGTGAGACTGCTGTCCAACAACCCGCGCAAGCGCGAGGCGTTGCTCCGCAACGGCATCAAGGTCGACGCGCAGGTCCCGCTGCTGATCCCGCCCTGCGAGGACAACATCACCTATCTGCGCACCAAGCGGGAGCGCCTGGACCACGACCTGCCGCACCTGGACGCCGTGGTGGGCCACCGCGTCTGA
- a CDS encoding NAD(P)/FAD-dependent oxidoreductase, translating to MTGVPGRAGVVVIGGGVMGTSIAYHLARAGVRDVVLVERGELASGSTSRAAGGVRAQFSDELNIQLGARSLEAFARFGEETGHDIGLHRVGYLFLLSTPEEVEAFEAGVRLQNGLGVPSRMLDPAEARRLSPLISTDGLLAAAFSPDDGHCTPEAVVHGYAAAARRHGVKVVRHCEVTGIETRGDDITAVVTGLGRIGTSAVVCAAGAWSRAVGAMAGVDLPVEPLRRQIAVTEPVPDLPPDLPMTIDFTSSLYFHTEGPGLLVGMSDPDERPGFATETHDRWIPRLCEAMEHRAPALLDLRRTGGWAGLYEITPDHNALIGEASSVSRFLYATGFSGHGFLQGPAVGEVVRDLFLGHDPFVDITPLRAERFAADALRPEVNRV from the coding sequence ATGACCGGTGTTCCCGGACGTGCGGGGGTCGTCGTCATCGGCGGCGGGGTGATGGGCACCAGCATCGCGTACCACCTGGCGCGGGCCGGAGTGCGGGACGTGGTGCTCGTCGAGCGGGGGGAACTCGCGTCCGGGTCCACCTCGCGAGCCGCGGGCGGAGTGCGCGCGCAGTTTTCCGACGAGCTCAACATCCAGCTGGGCGCGCGCAGCCTGGAGGCGTTCGCCCGCTTCGGCGAGGAGACGGGCCACGACATCGGGCTGCACCGTGTCGGCTACCTCTTCCTGCTGTCGACACCGGAGGAGGTTGAGGCGTTCGAGGCCGGGGTGCGGCTGCAGAACGGACTCGGCGTGCCGAGCCGCATGCTGGACCCGGCCGAGGCGCGCCGCCTCTCGCCGCTGATCAGCACCGACGGACTGCTGGCCGCCGCCTTCTCCCCGGACGACGGCCACTGCACCCCCGAGGCCGTGGTGCACGGATACGCGGCCGCCGCCCGTCGACACGGCGTCAAGGTCGTACGCCACTGCGAGGTCACCGGCATCGAGACGCGCGGCGACGACATCACGGCCGTCGTCACCGGTCTGGGCCGGATCGGCACGTCGGCCGTCGTGTGTGCGGCGGGCGCCTGGTCACGGGCCGTCGGCGCGATGGCCGGCGTGGACCTCCCGGTGGAGCCGCTGCGCCGCCAGATCGCCGTCACCGAACCGGTCCCGGACCTCCCGCCCGACCTCCCCATGACCATCGACTTCACCAGCAGCCTGTACTTCCACACCGAGGGTCCGGGCCTCCTGGTCGGCATGTCCGACCCGGACGAGAGGCCCGGCTTCGCCACCGAGACCCACGACCGCTGGATCCCCCGCCTCTGCGAGGCCATGGAGCACCGCGCACCCGCCCTGCTCGACCTGCGCAGGACGGGCGGCTGGGCCGGCCTGTACGAGATCACCCCGGACCACAACGCGCTGATCGGCGAGGCGAGTTCGGTCTCCCGCTTCCTGTACGCGACCGGGTTCTCAGGGCACGGCTTCCTCCAGGGACCCGCCGTGGGCGAGGTCGTCCGCGATCTCTTCCTGGGGCATGATCCCTTCGTCGACATCACCCCGCTGCGTGCCGAACGGTTCGCCGCCGATGCCCTGAGACCGGAGGTCAACCGCGTATGA
- a CDS encoding tetratricopeptide repeat protein produces MLEPMSVAAVAGVLGAVGSGMANEAGKWAWESAGGLVRRIAGREVAAPANPAEVEAVARVVHEGVLGDPRLARAWAEFAGSVRPPGATVGRPCLPPSIRSFTDRRDALKRLDEEARRKADGRPRLALLYGQEGMGVTTLATHWGVRAAERFPDGQIHVDLRGGGTGTPLDAARVLAEVLRQLGLADEELPPAFAERQELFRRYAADRRLLVILDHARSAAQVEPVIGSAPEVFTIVGARHRLTGLDALSIPVGPLTERDSARLLAALVDKSALVAARATVPSLLARCAGSPYAIKAAVPRLSAPAPEAPAVSPETDPVRAAAEDSYRLLAPGAARLYRLAALCDLPALDATGAARAAGLQQAEADGWLAELAEAMLLDRIGDGRYRYREGVRAHAEAAAAREDGIVACSAAMNRTIEGYLLSAVSAARAVLPESWRIPELPAGADAVPYADRGAALDSLAAEAGNLVRVMGLADEFGDADTVVRLGRALWPLQLKAGHHDVLLPALRVAVRAADERFPGTREAGALHTQLAHTLTELRLWDEAEREALAAARDEQAAGHPRGHASAVEFLGLLRLRQWRFQEAYDCFEESYGIYGEIGPEDEGTRDLPRALALLERHRGRALRGLQRRAEARERLERALTFFRGSGEAYNRARTLTDLAETRLDGEEFAQALPLVDEAIAALTPEKAEYHLAYLRALRERCVAVRPE; encoded by the coding sequence ATGCTGGAGCCCATGTCGGTGGCCGCGGTGGCGGGCGTGCTCGGGGCTGTCGGCTCCGGAATGGCCAACGAGGCCGGGAAGTGGGCCTGGGAGTCGGCCGGCGGGCTCGTACGGAGAATCGCCGGGCGTGAGGTGGCCGCGCCCGCGAACCCGGCCGAGGTCGAGGCCGTGGCACGGGTCGTGCACGAGGGAGTGCTCGGCGATCCACGACTCGCCCGCGCCTGGGCCGAGTTCGCGGGCTCGGTGCGACCGCCCGGCGCTACGGTCGGGCGGCCCTGTCTGCCCCCGTCCATCCGGTCCTTCACCGACCGGCGCGACGCGCTGAAGCGGCTCGACGAGGAGGCCCGGCGCAAGGCCGACGGGCGGCCCAGGCTCGCCCTGCTGTACGGGCAGGAGGGCATGGGCGTCACCACACTCGCCACACACTGGGGTGTACGGGCGGCCGAGCGGTTCCCGGACGGCCAGATCCATGTGGACCTGCGCGGCGGCGGCACGGGCACACCCCTCGACGCGGCACGGGTACTCGCCGAGGTTCTGCGGCAACTCGGCCTGGCGGACGAGGAGTTGCCGCCCGCCTTCGCCGAGCGGCAGGAGCTCTTCCGCCGGTACGCGGCCGACCGGCGACTGCTGGTCATCCTCGATCACGCGCGGTCCGCCGCCCAGGTGGAGCCGGTGATCGGCTCGGCGCCCGAGGTCTTCACGATCGTCGGCGCCCGCCATCGCCTGACGGGTCTCGACGCCCTGTCGATCCCGGTGGGGCCGCTCACCGAGCGGGACTCGGCGCGACTGCTGGCCGCCCTCGTGGACAAGTCCGCCCTCGTGGCCGCCCGCGCCACGGTGCCGTCCCTGCTGGCCCGGTGCGCCGGTTCGCCGTACGCCATCAAAGCCGCCGTACCCCGTCTCTCCGCACCCGCGCCGGAGGCCCCTGCCGTGTCCCCCGAGACCGATCCCGTACGCGCCGCCGCCGAGGACTCGTACCGGCTGCTGGCACCCGGCGCGGCGCGGCTCTACCGGCTGGCCGCGCTGTGTGATCTGCCCGCGCTCGACGCGACGGGAGCCGCACGGGCCGCCGGCCTCCAACAGGCCGAGGCGGACGGGTGGTTGGCGGAACTCGCCGAAGCCATGCTGCTGGACCGGATCGGCGACGGACGCTACCGCTACCGGGAGGGCGTACGTGCCCACGCCGAGGCCGCCGCGGCGCGCGAGGACGGGATCGTCGCCTGTTCGGCGGCGATGAACCGGACCATCGAGGGATACCTGCTGTCGGCCGTGAGTGCGGCGCGGGCGGTTCTGCCGGAGAGCTGGCGGATTCCGGAGCTGCCCGCCGGGGCGGATGCCGTGCCGTACGCTGACCGGGGTGCGGCACTCGACTCGCTCGCCGCCGAGGCGGGCAACCTGGTGCGCGTGATGGGCCTCGCCGACGAGTTCGGCGACGCGGACACCGTTGTACGGCTCGGCCGGGCGCTCTGGCCGCTCCAGCTCAAGGCGGGACACCACGACGTACTGCTGCCAGCGCTGCGCGTCGCCGTACGGGCGGCCGACGAGCGGTTCCCCGGCACGCGCGAGGCAGGGGCGCTGCATACCCAACTCGCCCACACCCTCACCGAGTTGCGTCTCTGGGACGAGGCGGAGCGCGAGGCTCTCGCCGCGGCGCGGGACGAACAGGCCGCCGGGCATCCGCGCGGACACGCCTCCGCCGTCGAGTTCCTGGGGCTGCTGCGGCTGCGGCAGTGGCGGTTCCAGGAGGCGTACGACTGCTTCGAGGAGTCGTACGGGATCTATGGAGAGATCGGTCCCGAGGACGAGGGCACCCGTGATCTGCCGCGTGCCCTGGCCCTGTTGGAGCGGCACCGGGGGCGGGCGCTGCGCGGGCTTCAGCGACGGGCCGAGGCGCGCGAGAGGCTGGAGCGGGCGCTGACGTTCTTCCGCGGGAGCGGCGAGGCCTACAACAGGGCGCGCACACTCACCGACCTTGCCGAAACCCGCCTGGACGGCGAGGAGTTCGCTCAGGCGCTGCCCCTTGTCGACGAGGCGATCGCCGCGCTCACCCCGGAGAAGGCCGAGTATCACCTCGCGTATCTGCGGGCGTTGCGGGAGCGGTGCGTTGCCGTCAGGCCGGAGTGA
- a CDS encoding saccharopine dehydrogenase has translation MTELHLWLRHETRTTERRTPIVPSDARRLVRDGVTLTVEDSPQRVFPTGAYEEAGCRVVEAGSWVDAPADAVIVGLKELPDGPEQLRHRHVFFGHAYKAQPGAEALLRRFVAGGGALFDLEYLVDDNGRRLAAFGYWAGYVGAALAVLHHRGRLSAPLRPTSKEELDAELQPAPGEAEFASLVIGALGRSGRGARVALAEAGLDPTCWDLTETRDLDRQALLDHELMVNTVLTTGPSTPFLTDKDLDDPGRRLRTVCDVTCDVGSPYNVLPVYDTVTDWTDPVRRLHEEPALDLIAIDNLPSLLPKEASTDFSAALTPQLLEFGVAGAWGRDLDRYHEACRELDLTQGEFRDA, from the coding sequence ATGACCGAGCTCCACCTGTGGCTGCGCCACGAGACCCGCACGACCGAGCGACGCACCCCGATCGTGCCGTCCGATGCCCGGCGGCTCGTCCGGGACGGCGTGACGCTCACCGTCGAGGACTCCCCGCAGCGCGTCTTTCCGACCGGGGCGTACGAGGAGGCGGGCTGCCGAGTCGTCGAGGCGGGCTCCTGGGTCGACGCCCCGGCGGACGCGGTGATCGTAGGCCTCAAGGAACTCCCGGACGGGCCGGAGCAGTTGAGGCACCGTCATGTCTTCTTCGGGCACGCGTACAAGGCACAGCCCGGGGCGGAGGCGTTGCTGCGCCGGTTCGTCGCCGGGGGAGGGGCGCTGTTCGACCTGGAGTACCTGGTGGACGACAACGGCCGCAGGCTCGCCGCCTTCGGCTACTGGGCGGGCTATGTGGGCGCGGCCCTCGCGGTACTGCACCACCGGGGCAGACTGAGCGCCCCACTGCGGCCGACGTCCAAGGAGGAACTGGACGCCGAACTCCAACCGGCCCCCGGCGAAGCCGAGTTCGCCTCGCTGGTGATCGGCGCGCTCGGCCGCTCCGGGCGCGGTGCGCGGGTCGCGCTCGCCGAGGCGGGGCTCGACCCCACCTGCTGGGACCTCACCGAGACCCGCGATCTGGACCGACAGGCCCTGCTGGACCACGAGTTGATGGTGAACACCGTCCTCACCACCGGGCCGAGCACCCCCTTCCTCACGGACAAGGACCTGGACGACCCTGGCCGCCGACTGCGCACGGTCTGCGACGTGACCTGCGACGTCGGCTCCCCCTACAACGTCCTGCCGGTCTACGACACGGTCACGGACTGGACCGACCCCGTGCGGCGCCTGCACGAGGAGCCCGCCCTCGACCTCATCGCCATCGACAACCTGCCGTCCCTGCTGCCCAAGGAGGCGAGCACGGACTTCTCGGCGGCACTGACGCCACAGCTCCTGGAGTTCGGGGTGGCCGGGGCGTGGGGCCGCGACCTGGACCGGTACCACGAAGCATGCCGTGAACTAGACCTGACACAAGGGGAGTTCCGCGATGCCTGA
- a CDS encoding creatininase family protein, with protein sequence MGNSGGSEIRLTVSGQLPTDTTEDVRARGAGTAQQVAVLPVGSFEQHGAYLPLSTDTLVACAIAQEVAAAFPVHLLPPVTISCSHEHAAWPGTVSISSVTLHAVVRDIADSLRRSGVDTLVVVNGHGGNYVLGNVVQESTAAGARMALFPAAEDWETAREQAGIQTSLLTDMHAGEIETSILLHRHPELVRPGYETSDFEADDRRQLLTLGMSAYTKSGVIGRPSRASAEKGKELLASLADSFGAYFSLLTSETGLPAVVDRH encoded by the coding sequence ATGGGCAATTCGGGCGGTTCGGAAATACGACTCACGGTGTCAGGACAGTTGCCGACAGACACCACGGAAGACGTACGCGCACGAGGTGCCGGTACTGCCCAGCAGGTTGCCGTGCTTCCCGTGGGCAGCTTCGAGCAGCACGGTGCGTATCTTCCGCTGTCGACTGACACGCTCGTCGCGTGCGCGATAGCCCAAGAGGTCGCTGCCGCATTCCCCGTTCACCTCCTTCCTCCGGTGACGATCTCCTGCTCGCACGAACACGCGGCCTGGCCGGGAACGGTGAGCATTTCCTCCGTGACGCTCCATGCGGTGGTGCGGGACATTGCCGACTCGCTGCGTCGGTCGGGTGTGGACACCCTCGTCGTGGTCAATGGACATGGCGGCAATTACGTATTGGGCAATGTCGTGCAGGAATCCACCGCCGCCGGTGCCCGGATGGCTCTTTTCCCGGCCGCGGAGGACTGGGAGACGGCGCGTGAACAGGCCGGGATACAGACCTCGTTGCTCACCGATATGCACGCGGGGGAAATAGAGACCTCCATTCTGCTGCACAGGCACCCCGAATTGGTAAGGCCGGGTTACGAGACCTCCGACTTCGAGGCCGACGACCGCCGGCAACTGCTCACGCTGGGCATGTCGGCCTATACCAAGTCCGGTGTCATCGGGCGCCCTTCGAGGGCGTCCGCCGAGAAGGGGAAGGAACTCCTCGCCTCGCTGGCCGACTCCTTCGGAGCGTACTTCTCGCTGCTGACATCGGAGACCGGGCTTCCTGCGGTCGTCGATCGGCACTGA